TGTAGTTTCCAATTCTAAAGTAATCATTTCAAGAAGTTGTGCAATGCCATGTTTATGTTTGTTTAAATGCATGTGTACGTATATGTACATGTTTTTGCTTATTGGGGACATAGGGGATCCATCCAACAATTAGAGGCGAAGTTTGGGAGTTTCTACTTGGCTGTTTTGATCCTAAAAGTACCTATGAAGAAAGGGAGCAGTTACGGCAGCAACGAAGGTTGGCTTTCGTACTGTCTCCTATCTTTTTTACGGGATAAAACCGTGAGATTTTAGATCAAAACGGACAGCATCTTGCAAGTAAGATGCTGGTTTTCAGACACAGAGATCATTTTCTAACTATTGTTGTTTTCTGACTTGTATATATCTCAGGGAACAATATCAGAAATGGAAGAACGACTGTCGTGAAATCTTTCCTGTGGTTGGAAGTGGTCAATTTATTACAGCACCTGTAATAACTGAAGATGGTCAGCCAATTCAAGACCCTTTGGTACTTTTAGAGGCAAATAATGCAGGCAAGCTActggttttttatttttttttatttttggtgaaaatgaaataaaaccaAGTACTAACATGTGATTTAATCATTCAGGTGGCGATGGTCCTAATAGTACAGAGATTGTGCAGGAGTTAATCAATCGTGGTCCTTTGGATAAGAAAATAATCGACTGGCTGCTCTTATTACATCAAATAGGTATTGCATCTCTCTCTTTGATTCTGTTCTATTCGGATTCAAGTATCGAATACAGatattttaaagaaaaacaaaGAGTTCGAGTAACACGGAAATTGTTTTTTGTTTTGGCTGTCAGGTCTGGACGTAAAACGAACTGACAGGAGTTTAGTATTCTATGAGAAGCAAGAGAATTTGTCTAAACTTTGGGATATTCTCGCTGTATATGCCTGGATAGATACAGATGTTGGATATTGTCAAGGTGAGTGATCAAATTTCTTTGTGAAGTGATTATTTTTTATAGTTTTCTGGATTGTTGATTGTTTCATTGACAATGATGAACAGGAATGAGTGATTTATGTTCCCCTATGATAATTCTTCTTGACGATGAAGCTGATTCGTTTTGGTGCTTTGAACGTTTGATGCGCCGATTGGTATGTATCGGACATAGATATGTCCAAATTGTCTCGGTTCACCATTTTATTACCAGTTTCTTATTGTGTGTAtgtgtgttttatttttcttccaGAGAGGGAATTTCAGATGCACTGAAAGTTCTGTTGGGGTAGAGGCACAACTTAGTCATTTGGCTGCTGTAACTCAAGTTATTGATCCTAAACTTCATCAGCACTTAGGTATGTAATAAAATTTCTACATTGCTACATTACTCGAACTTGAATGTGCATCATACACCGGATGTCGAAAATGAAAACTTTTTCCTATTTTTGGTTTACAGAGACACTAGGTGGAGGTGACTATCTGTTTGCTGTTCGAATGCTAATGGTTTTGTTTCGCCGAGAGTTCTCGTTTTGCGATTCGTTGTATTTATGGGAGGTATGTATCATACCAATGTCTGTCCGAATATATATTAGACATCGATTCTTTTCGATCATGAATTTAGTTCATTTTAATGGTACAGATGATGTGGGCACTAGAATATGACCCGGATTTGTTCTACCTATACGAAGAACCAACACCAAGTCTGGAGGAAACTAAGAAAAAAGCAAAATCAATGCGTCATTATGGGAAGTTTGAGAGAGAAAACATGAAAATAAAAACCGATGAAGCCCCCCTCCCCATTTCTGTTTTCCTTGTTGCCAGTGTCTTAAAAGAAAAGAGCACCAAGCTACTGCAAGAAGCTCGGGGCCTCGACGACGTTGTTAAGGTGAGCTTTTAGATTCGTATTAGCCTATGTTGTAGGACTCGAGTGACTGTCGGATCTGAATATATATACCGTTGTTTGAATATGTGCTAGATTTTGAATGATATAACTGGAAGCTTGGATGCCAAGAAAGCTTGTAACGAGGCAATCAAACTTCACAAGAAATATTTGAAAAAGGTACTTCTAGTTTCCTTCTTGTGAATCTTTATGTCTAATTACGGTTTAATCCTTTTATTGTGCTGAAGTTTGGATTTTCATGTCATCACAGCAACAAGCTAAGAATTAAGATGACATAGCCCACAAAGAAAAGCAGACAACGAAGTTTGGTCCCTGTCAAGATATAATGGGAGTATCTTTGTTTTGGAagattataattaatatatacatacatatatatacatattttcccAGGAAGATGAAACCTGGCTTAGAATAATTTTTATTAGTTGTATATGGTGATATCAATCTTCCATGTTTATTTGTATACTAAAACATTGTTTAACAATTCATTAATTGTTGAATTAACATAAATACTTATTTATTGTCAATGAAAACCTGCTGTTTGTGCTTATAGTTTACACATTTCCTCAaaattttcgtttttcttaacgTGATTCTGTGTCCAATTTTTGGATATGAGTGTGGAAACCCTTCCCCTTGATCTCTAAATAGTTGTAGAATTGAAGGCTTGTCTCcataaaaattaaacattttaatgTTTGATATTCACTAGTGTTTGGATGtcataatatttggtaaaatttttgTATAGATCCCTGTATTATAGAGTGAGTGCATTTCCTCAACAAGAATTTTATCCATAATATTTCTGTCTCCTTTTCTTGAGAAGCACTTGAACTTCTCTCTAATATATTTAATAAGCACTTGGGTTTGATGTATGGGAAATGTTTGGGAAGTCCACAATCCCAACACACTCATTGCAGAGAAATTAAGACTTACAACTAATAATGTTAcattaattttttgaaattcattaactttttattttctaaCTTCTTTTTAGGAAGTGGTTTTCATGTATTTGTTCATCTAACCGCATTCTCCATCATATATTCAAAGTCTTCGTAAAAACATATATACTACAAgtttaaacatataaaataattaaatattttatcacTAAATTTATAAACACTTTACATTATATACTTCATTAACAATTTATATACTACAAGTAAAGTTGTctattttttattcaaaaataaataaattaatttgtgtACTTTagattaaaaagaaaattgattctttctattaaaaattttatttaattatacttataaaaaTTGACATGACCAATGGAATAACCAAACAGTGTCACATAGCATTCTATGTGTACCTCATGCGAACATACAAAGGCCCGTTTTTAATAGTAcaaatgaacaaaatttcaacaaAAAGATCAGTTTGTTCTTTGATATAATATACATAgattaatttgctcattttttacgTAGAGAGGataaaatgcaatctgactcttAATATATCTCTGTGATATACTTTTACCTATAAATCAATAATacgttaaataatttattttttggaTAAATTACACTAGTAATTGTCCAACTATTTAGTTTTTGGAATTAAGAATCAAGAATAAACTCAACCCGGTTCATAGATACCTCTCACATATAAAAACTAATTTAcatgttttttaaataaaaagtacaaaatataattaaatattaaagcgGTTCATGATATTTTCCCCTTCAACAATACATTAAATACTATTCCATCACTAAATCCTCACACAATCACCAAAAAGAAACCAACTTCCAAACCCACCATGTCCGGTAGCAAAGACTGTGGCGACCACCACAAATCCCCCCGGAAAAATTTCCGGCCAGTCATCGCTTGTATTCTAATCCTCCTCCTTCTAAGCTGCAATCTTATTCTTGCTCTTGTGTATTCACATTTGAAATTGCAGCTTATACCATATACAATGATCACAAAAATAGTTAGAAGAGCAATACCTAATATAAGGCTGATGATGGTGAGCCTTTTAGTAAAAAATAATACAGGATGTGTTATTCGACTTGTAGTTTTATGTGTGCCAACATAAGAATCAACACACAGCTAGGAAACCCAAGCATGATAATTGAAGATAGGGTTGGAGATAATGTATTTGGAAATTTGTTTTGACACTAGGAATACGGTCTAAAAAATTGTTGTCTCTTCCCTGCATTTGAATACTGTTTGGAACACTAAAAAATATAAATGTATTATTTCTTGAATTGATACAGACTATGcaaaaagtaaaataaagaaTATAATCAATATGTTTACGTAATTCAAAATTCATCCTGCATTTGCAGGATTTTGCTCAAAGATTAAGATACTATAAAGAAGTGATTTAAGCCTAACCCCTC
This is a stretch of genomic DNA from Gossypium arboreum isolate Shixiya-1 chromosome 11, ASM2569848v2, whole genome shotgun sequence. It encodes these proteins:
- the LOC108477925 gene encoding uncharacterized protein LOC108477925 isoform X2; the encoded protein is MWGAPAEPADSYYEVRPECTDVPVTKFKIKPGKTLSVRKWQTSFAPDGQLDIGKTLNRIHRGGIHPTIRGEVWEFLLGCFDPKSTYEEREQLRQQRREQYQKWKNDCREIFPVVGSGQFITAPVITEDGQPIQDPLVLLEANNAGGDGPNSTEIVQELINRGPLDKKIIDWLLLLHQIGLDVKRTDRSLVFYEKQENLSKLWDILAVYAWIDTDVGYCQGMSDLCSPMIILLDDEADSFWCFERLMRRLRGNFRCTESSVGVEAQLSHLAAVTQVIDPKLHQHLETLGGGDYLFAVRMLMVLFRREFSFCDSLYLWEMMWALEYDPDLFYLYEEPTPSLEETKKKAKSMRHYGKFERENMKIKTDEAPLPISVFLVASVLKEKSTKLLQEARGLDDVVKILNDITGSLDAKKACNEAIKLHKKYLKKQQAKN
- the LOC108477925 gene encoding uncharacterized protein LOC108477925 isoform X1 — translated: MWGAPAEPADSYYEVRPECTDVPVTKFKIKPGKTLSVRKWQTSFAPDGQLDIGKTLNRIHRGGIHPTIRGEVWEFLLGCFDPKSTYEEREQLRQQRREQYQKWKNDCREIFPVVGSGQFITAPVITEDGQPIQDPLVLLEANNAGGDGPNSTEIVQELINRGPLDKKIIDWLLLLHQIGLDVKRTDRSLVFYEKQENLSKLWDILAVYAWIDTDVGYCQGMSDLCSPMIILLDDEADSFWCFERLMRRLRGNFRCTESSVGVEAQLSHLAAVTQVIDPKLHQHLETLGGGDYLFAVRMLMVLFRREFSFCDSLYLWEMMWALEYDPDLFYLYEEPTPSLEETKKKAKSMRHYGKFERENMKIKTDEAPLPISVFLVASVLKEKSTKLLQEARGLDDVVKILNDITGSLDAKKACNEAIKLHKKYLKKVLLVSFL